The following are encoded in a window of Chloracidobacterium sp. genomic DNA:
- a CDS encoding class I SAM-dependent methyltransferase, with amino-acid sequence MEDPIKGLLAGDALAYLRVKADLFLDDLEQAQPNARHQPDCCYLDFGCGTGDFMHLLQTCGVRWTMFGYDASRGMLDEAIKRWPQVCSTDNLRHVTEPTQILPDHFDLITAICVFHHIPPSEWETYFAALYNGLRPRGRLYVFEHNPINPVTQIMVSRAEIDRDAVLLWPFSTVQRLRRIGFHVRKLSFFLYVPPRFSKLLKFERWFSKLPFGGQYMIVAEKA; translated from the coding sequence ATGGAAGACCCCATCAAAGGCTTACTTGCCGGTGATGCGTTGGCTTACCTGCGTGTCAAGGCGGATTTATTCCTAGACGATCTGGAACAGGCTCAGCCGAATGCGCGACATCAACCCGACTGTTGCTATCTTGATTTCGGCTGTGGCACGGGCGACTTTATGCACCTGTTGCAGACGTGCGGGGTTCGTTGGACGATGTTCGGCTACGACGCCTCACGCGGCATGCTTGATGAAGCCATCAAGCGGTGGCCGCAGGTGTGCTCAACCGATAATCTCCGGCACGTCACCGAACCTACTCAAATTCTTCCCGATCACTTCGACCTGATCACCGCGATCTGTGTTTTTCATCATATTCCACCATCTGAATGGGAAACCTACTTTGCGGCGCTCTACAACGGACTTCGCCCTCGTGGGCGCTTGTATGTGTTTGAGCATAATCCGATCAATCCAGTCACACAGATCATGGTGTCGCGGGCGGAAATAGACCGGGATGCCGTTCTGCTGTGGCCGTTCTCAACTGTTCAACGGCTTCGCCGCATTGGATTTCATGTCAGAAAACTTTCTTTCTTTCTCTATGTTCCTCCACGTTTTTCAAAACTGCTGAAGTTTGAACGTTGGTTTTCCAAACTTCCTTTTGGCGGTCAATATATGATTGTCGCCGAGAAAGCATGA
- a CDS encoding glycosyltransferase family 2 protein encodes MSVRPECSVVIPVYNEEENLPEIHRRMEAILNQLSPNSEVIFVDDGSRDRSLEIMRDIHTRDARFRYVSLARNFGHQIAVTAGLYYTSGQAVIVMDADLQDPPEVIAAMLQKWREGYHIVYARRRRRKQERWLKRFLAYWFYRVIRILAEVDIPPDTGDFCLMDRRVVDILNAMPERNRYLRGLRAWVGFRQTEVAYDREPRFAGEVKYTFRKSFALAVNGIVSLSRAPLRLATYFGLSAAGLAMLMVALVIYWRIYYPSPTLVGYAIITAAIFFFGAVQLICLGILGEYIGRIYEEVKGRPLFTVQEVGGVLSTSHEPLRQSHAATRNV; translated from the coding sequence GTGTCTGTTCGTCCCGAATGTTCCGTTGTGATTCCGGTCTATAATGAAGAGGAAAACCTGCCGGAAATTCACCGCAGAATGGAAGCCATCCTGAATCAGCTGTCGCCAAACAGTGAAGTGATTTTTGTTGACGACGGCAGCCGGGATCGTTCTTTGGAGATCATGCGGGACATTCACACCAGAGACGCGCGCTTTCGGTACGTTAGTCTGGCGCGAAACTTTGGCCACCAGATTGCCGTGACGGCCGGTTTGTACTACACCAGCGGCCAAGCCGTCATTGTCATGGACGCCGATTTGCAGGACCCGCCAGAAGTGATCGCCGCTATGCTGCAAAAGTGGCGGGAAGGCTATCACATTGTTTACGCCCGCCGCCGGCGCCGCAAACAGGAACGCTGGCTTAAGCGGTTTCTCGCCTACTGGTTCTACCGCGTCATCCGCATTTTGGCGGAAGTGGACATTCCCCCCGACACCGGTGACTTTTGCCTGATGGATCGGCGGGTGGTTGACATTCTCAATGCTATGCCAGAACGTAACCGATACTTACGCGGGCTGCGCGCGTGGGTTGGTTTCCGGCAAACGGAAGTGGCGTACGACCGCGAGCCGCGATTCGCCGGCGAAGTCAAGTACACTTTTCGCAAATCTTTTGCTCTCGCCGTCAACGGCATTGTGTCGCTGTCCCGCGCCCCGCTGCGGTTGGCCACGTACTTCGGACTCAGCGCCGCCGGTTTGGCTATGCTGATGGTGGCGCTCGTCATTTACTGGCGGATTTACTACCCGTCGCCCACGTTGGTCGGCTACGCCATTATCACCGCCGCCATCTTCTTCTTCGGCGCTGTCCAACTGATTTGCCTAGGCATCCTTGGCGAATACATCGGACGCATCTACGAGGAGGTCAAAGGACGGCCGCTGTTCACCGTTCAGGAGGTGGGCGGCGTCCTATCAACCAGCCATGAACCACTCAGACAAAGCCACGCCGCGACCCGCAACGTTTGA
- a CDS encoding glycosyltransferase yields MPAVSIVVPLYNKAAYVAETIRSVLAQTYADWEMLIVDNGSTDGGADLARAFDDPRLRVVVSPRRGPGAARNYGVGLAQGEWVQFLDADDQLAPDQLEQQLATAARHPEAMIVAGGWREYRADRPHQVVVQRPAGYGKGIAALRDLAVAFPPWAVHAAIIKREKLTADYLWPEELDHLSNEDAVFWFRLVMTCTVVFSPATGAFYRMQTPTARNRFDDPARRLREFDLAATYNLRWLAEQERQPTPGQAAALMRVYSSVYEQARRVGDPTTAQTALEQAEHWLEQYFSLAGASTFAMGLRRWMGLKRYIHISSLIRRFAPA; encoded by the coding sequence TTGCCCGCCGTTTCCATCGTCGTACCGCTCTACAACAAGGCCGCCTACGTGGCGGAGACCATCCGCAGCGTGCTGGCGCAAACGTACGCGGACTGGGAAATGCTCATTGTGGACAACGGCTCAACGGACGGCGGCGCGGACTTGGCGCGCGCCTTTGACGACCCACGCTTGCGCGTCGTCGTTTCCCCACGGCGGGGACCCGGCGCGGCGCGCAACTACGGCGTCGGGCTGGCGCAGGGCGAGTGGGTGCAGTTCCTCGACGCCGACGACCAGCTCGCGCCCGACCAACTCGAACAACAACTGGCTACAGCCGCACGGCATCCCGAAGCGATGATCGTCGCGGGCGGCTGGCGGGAATATCGCGCCGACCGCCCCCACCAAGTCGTCGTCCAGCGTCCGGCGGGCTATGGCAAAGGGATTGCCGCCCTCCGCGACCTTGCCGTAGCCTTCCCCCCGTGGGCGGTTCACGCGGCCATCATCAAACGTGAAAAGCTCACGGCCGATTATCTCTGGCCGGAAGAACTCGACCATCTTTCCAATGAGGACGCCGTCTTCTGGTTTCGACTGGTCATGACCTGTACCGTTGTCTTTAGTCCGGCGACCGGTGCGTTCTACCGGATGCAAACGCCGACGGCGCGCAACCGGTTTGACGACCCGGCTCGCCGGCTGCGGGAGTTTGACTTGGCGGCGACCTACAACTTACGGTGGCTCGCCGAGCAGGAACGCCAACCGACGCCCGGCCAAGCCGCCGCCCTGATGCGCGTTTATTCAAGCGTGTACGAACAAGCCCGGCGCGTCGGCGACCCGACAACGGCGCAAACGGCGCTCGAACAAGCCGAGCACTGGCTGGAGCAATACTTTTCCCTAGCCGGGGCTTCCACTTTCGCTATGGGCCTGCGTCGGTGGATGGGACTCAAACGGTATATCCACATATCATCCCTGATACGCCGCTTTGCGCCTGCATGA
- a CDS encoding glycosyltransferase family 4 protein: MKIALVTREFFPLTGGLQVLAAQLGRELKKHGHDFLVITRFTRTRLDLRNHLVRSQLDETLEVGGVKVQVVGHSRSFGVVVDVLYKTLFKEGMEGFLIQPFAQTYQNKIGKAVETFDVVHFLGQGLELLGFAAASSARNLGKPFVVEPCVHPGQWGDHPVDLKLYRQADALIAHSHFERRFLESKGIDPRKITVLHGFEDRTDGDGARFRKKHNIPNFMVLFLGRRSKDKGYPVVVQAFVDFLKRHQADAVLVVAGPTDEERIQAPAPYAERILELGKLDEDEKHDALAACDVLCVPSEGESFGIVYMEAWRYKKPIIARRIPVLEEINGDSPGGVLVENSPAVAANVSEALSLLFQNERLRRDLGERGFHIASRFVWENVVAGYLEVYQQARAWKDERP, from the coding sequence ATGAAAATTGCCTTAGTCACACGCGAGTTCTTTCCGCTCACCGGCGGCCTACAGGTTCTGGCCGCCCAACTTGGACGCGAACTCAAAAAACACGGACATGATTTTCTAGTCATCACCCGTTTCACTCGGACGAGACTTGATCTCAGAAACCACCTTGTCAGATCACAGCTGGACGAAACGCTTGAAGTCGGCGGCGTCAAAGTTCAGGTTGTCGGCCACAGTCGGTCCTTCGGCGTCGTCGTGGATGTTCTCTACAAGACGCTCTTCAAGGAAGGCATGGAGGGGTTTCTCATACAACCCTTCGCCCAAACCTATCAAAACAAAATCGGCAAAGCGGTGGAAACCTTTGATGTCGTGCATTTTCTTGGACAAGGACTTGAACTGCTTGGCTTCGCAGCGGCTTCAAGCGCAAGAAATTTGGGAAAGCCGTTCGTCGTCGAACCCTGCGTTCATCCGGGGCAGTGGGGCGACCATCCGGTTGATCTCAAGCTGTATCGCCAAGCCGACGCCCTCATCGCGCATTCGCATTTCGAGCGGCGATTCCTTGAAAGCAAGGGCATTGATCCTCGGAAGATCACCGTTCTCCACGGGTTCGAGGATCGAACCGACGGTGATGGAGCGCGATTCAGGAAGAAACACAACATCCCGAACTTCATGGTGCTCTTCCTTGGCAGGCGCTCGAAAGACAAAGGGTATCCGGTTGTTGTTCAGGCATTCGTTGACTTCCTCAAACGACATCAGGCCGACGCCGTACTGGTTGTCGCCGGCCCGACCGACGAGGAACGAATCCAAGCGCCGGCGCCGTACGCGGAGCGTATCTTGGAACTGGGGAAGTTGGACGAAGATGAAAAGCATGACGCCTTGGCGGCGTGTGACGTTCTCTGTGTCCCATCGGAAGGGGAGTCGTTCGGTATCGTTTACATGGAGGCATGGCGCTACAAAAAACCCATCATCGCCAGAAGAATACCCGTCCTTGAGGAAATCAACGGCGATAGTCCGGGCGGCGTCCTTGTGGAAAACAGCCCTGCGGTCGCCGCCAATGTCTCGGAAGCTTTATCCTTGCTCTTCCAGAACGAGCGACTGCGGCGCGACCTTGGCGAGCGTGGTTTTCACATTGCCTCCCGCTTTGTCTGGGAAAACGTTGTCGCAGGCTACCTTGAGGTTTACCAACAGGCGCGCGCTTGGAAAGACGAGAGACCGTAA